A stretch of DNA from Maridesulfovibrio sp.:
GGACGTGCCCGTTCCGGCTCCACCCGTTCGCCCCTGTGGCGCGGCGGTGGTACCGTTTTCGGACCCCAGCCCCGCGACTATTCCTTCAAGGTAAATAAAAAGGTCCGCCGTCTTGCTCTTAAGATGGCCCTCACTTCCCGTTTCAGCGAAGAAAAGCTGATGGTTGTGAAGTCAATCGACCTTCCTGAGATCAAGACCAAGCTCTTCGTTGAAGTAGCTGAAGCTCTGGGTCTCAACAAGGCCTTGATTGTCGTCAAGGACGCAGATAACAAGCTCCTCCTTTCTGCGAGGAACATCCCCGGCATTAAGCTTATCTCTGCCGATCAGCTGAATGTTTACGACATTCTGAAAGCTCGTCAGGTTGTTATGCTTGAGAACGCAGCTCAGGACCTGCAGGAGAGGTTGAAATAGTCATGGACTATACTCAGATTCTTATCAAACCGGTCATCACGGAAAAGGCCACTGACATTAAGGAATCCTCAAATCAGGTAACCTTCCTTGTGCTGCCTTCTGCCAACAAGACTGAAGTCAAGAAAGCGGTTGAATCCGCATTTGACGTCAAGGTCGACAACGTACGCATCGTACGTAAAAGACCCGGTCTCCGCAGAAAGTTCGGCCGTGTAGTCGGTAAAGTTTCCGGCTACAAGAAAGCCTACGTAAAGCTTTCCGAAGGCGAAAAAATCGAATTCTTCGAAGGAGTTTAAGAGATGGCTACTCGTAAACTGAAGCCGACCTCCGCAGGTCGCCGGTTCCAGACTATCTCCACCTTTGAGGAGATCACAAAGTCTGCACCGGAAAAGTCCCTTACCAAGGGACTGACCAAAAAGGCCGGTAGAAATAACAACGGCCGGGTTACTTCCCGTCGTCGCGGTGGCGGCGTAAAACGCCTTTACCGTGTAATCGACTTCAAACGTAATAAAGTTGAAGTACCCGCAACTGTTGCAGCAATTGAATATGATCCCAACAGAAGCGCACGCATCGCTCTGCTCAACTACGCAGACGGTGACAAACGCTACATCCTCGCTCCCGTTGGACTCAATAAGGGCGACCAGATTCTCGCAGGCGAAGGTGCCGATATCAAACCCGGCAACGCACTTCTGCTTAAGAACATCCCTGTTGGTACTGTTGTTCACAATATAGAGTTGTACCCCGGCAAAGGCGGCCAGTTCTGCCGCGCTGCCGGAACCTATGCCCAGCTTATCGCTAAAGAAGGCAAGTACGCACTGCTGCGCATGCCCTCCGGCGAGGTTCGCAAGGTTCTCGCAACCTGCTGCGCTACTGTTGGTCAGGTGGGTAACATCCACCATGAAAACATCAGCCTCGGCAAAGCAGGCCGTAACCGCTGGCTCGGTCGCAGACCTAAAGTTCGCGGTGTAGCGATGAACCCGATCGATCACCCCCTCGGTGGTGGTGAAGGTCGCAGTTCCGGTGGCAGACACCCATGTTCTCCTTGGGGTATGCCTGCTAAGGGATACAAGACCCGCAGTAAGAAGAAACCTTCTTCCAAGCTCATCGTTAAACGCCGCGGGCAGAAGTAGGAGACTGTAATGCCAAGATCACTGAAAAAAGGCCCGTTTATTGACGATCATCTGCTTAAAAAGGTCGTAAAAGCTCAGGAATCAGGTGACCGCAAGGTTATTCAGACCTGGTCCCGCCGCTCCACAATCATTCCTGAAATGGTTGGCTTGACCTTCGCAGTTCATAATGGCCGCAAGTTTATCCCTGTATTCGTGACTGAAAATATGGTAGGACACAAACTTGGTGAGTTTTCTCCCACCCGTACCTACTACGGTCATGCTGCGGATAAGAAAAGCAAGGCCAAACGCTAGAAGGTGTTGAGCAATGGAAGCAAGAG
This window harbors:
- the rplD gene encoding 50S ribosomal protein L4 is translated as MATITIYDQTKKEVGSMDLAPEVFEVPVKPEILHLVVRSQLAAKRSGTHATKTRGMKRGGGAKPWRQKGTGRARSGSTRSPLWRGGGTVFGPQPRDYSFKVNKKVRRLALKMALTSRFSEEKLMVVKSIDLPEIKTKLFVEVAEALGLNKALIVVKDADNKLLLSARNIPGIKLISADQLNVYDILKARQVVMLENAAQDLQERLK
- the rplB gene encoding 50S ribosomal protein L2, with the translated sequence MATRKLKPTSAGRRFQTISTFEEITKSAPEKSLTKGLTKKAGRNNNGRVTSRRRGGGVKRLYRVIDFKRNKVEVPATVAAIEYDPNRSARIALLNYADGDKRYILAPVGLNKGDQILAGEGADIKPGNALLLKNIPVGTVVHNIELYPGKGGQFCRAAGTYAQLIAKEGKYALLRMPSGEVRKVLATCCATVGQVGNIHHENISLGKAGRNRWLGRRPKVRGVAMNPIDHPLGGGEGRSSGGRHPCSPWGMPAKGYKTRSKKKPSSKLIVKRRGQK
- the rpsS gene encoding 30S ribosomal protein S19; amino-acid sequence: MPRSLKKGPFIDDHLLKKVVKAQESGDRKVIQTWSRRSTIIPEMVGLTFAVHNGRKFIPVFVTENMVGHKLGEFSPTRTYYGHAADKKSKAKR
- the rplW gene encoding 50S ribosomal protein L23 codes for the protein MDYTQILIKPVITEKATDIKESSNQVTFLVLPSANKTEVKKAVESAFDVKVDNVRIVRKRPGLRRKFGRVVGKVSGYKKAYVKLSEGEKIEFFEGV